One Longimicrobium terrae genomic window, CGTTGCGAGGCTGGATGAGCAATTCCGAACCATCATCGCTGCGCCTGATTTTTCCATCGATGTCGATGGCGCGGCTGGTCATCTTCTTTTTCGTGCATCCCGGCGAGCGCCTGCACATCCGCGAACTGATGCGGCGAACCGGGCTTCCAAGCGCCTCCGTACAGGCGGAACTCCGTCGCCTGACCGCGATCGGAGCGCTGGCGCGCACGGATGAGCCGGGCCGGTCGCTGTACACCGCGAACGATGCACATCCATCATGGCGCGCGTGGGCGATTCTGATTCAAGCCTGCGCGGCGCCATCCGACGTGATCCGCGAGGCTCTGGCCGGCCTTCCGGAGATCACCTGTGCCTTCATTTTTGGATCCACCGCGCGGGGCACCGCGGCTCCGGAAAGCGACGTGGACGTGTTCATTGTCGCGGAGCAGCCAGCACGCGCAGCCACAGAACGCGTCCTTGCCGAGGTGCCGATCCTGATTGGCCGTGAGATCGACGTGATCGGGTACGACGCGGAGGAACTGAGCGCCCGGCTGGAGTCGGGGAACGCATTCGTTGAAGATGTTCTTGCCGCGCCCAGGATCTGGATCCGCGGCGGCCCGCAGAGCATTCCCGTACTGGAGCCGGCGTGAATACTCGCATTCAGTTGATGCTGGACAGCCGCCAGTTGGAAGAACGCCAAGCCAGCGATTCCGAGGTGGAAGGCATATGGAACAAGGCCGTCCGGAGCCTCAACAGTTCCATGCTTCCGCGGTTGGATCCGGATGCAGCGTTCACACTGCTGTACCAGGGAGCGCTGCAGGCATCCACCGCCGTGGTGCGTGCCTCTGGGCACCGGGTGCGCGGAGACGGCCATCACCACCACACGTTCTTCGCTGTAGCGGCCCTCGGGGCTGGTGCGCTTTCCGGCGCCGCGCGCGACCTGAACGTGATCCGCCAGCAGCGGCATGGCGCCATCTACGACTGGGAGCGCACGACCGATGAAGCGGCTCTTTCCGCGCTGACCGCCGCCGCACGAAAGCTGTTCGCGGCGGGTGAGGCGTGGCTGATCGCCGAGAGGCCGCGGCTCGCGCTTGCTCCGCCGCCGTTCCCGGACTGACGCGCTCGCCGCCTCGCCGGAATTTCGGGCATCTCGCGGCACCACAGTCACTTGCAGAGACTCCCGCGGGAACCTTGTCCCGCACTCCGGGGGTACGCCGTTCATCGCACCCATGCCGCACCCCTCCCGTAACCCACTGTCCACGCTGGCTTTGGGGAACGGATCATGCTTTCTTCGCCCAGGCGAGGGGGGCGCGGCACGCGCGCGGCCCCTTGCTCACCGGGGCCGTCCGCGCTCCGCCCGCAGTCTTCGTGGTACGCATGACCCGACATCCAACCGCACGGCTCTGGGCAGCCTTCGTGGGACTTTCCACGGGGCTGGCCATCAGCAACGCCTCTGGCGAGCGCGCTCTGATGCGCGCCGTTCCGGGCGTGGCGGCGCTTTCGCCATCCCTTCCCGGCGACCCCGTTCCCCGCTTTACCAACGCGCGCATGGCGGTGGCGGTGGAGGCCGCGCGCGAGCACCTGGATGCGAACCGGCCGTGGGCGGCGTGGAAGGAACTGCGCGGCTTCGTAAAAGATCCGTCCGAGGCGCCCGACGCGGTGGTGCTCATGGCCGCCCGCGCCGCGGCGGGATGGGATGGATGGGCCCAGGTGCGCCGGCTGCTGGAAGGCCAGACCTGGCTGGAAGAGCGCAGCGGCGGCGAAGGGCTGTTCCTGCTGGCCCGCGCGGAGGAAGCGCGCGGCGACTGGTCGCGCGCGGCGGACGGATACCGGCGCTACCGCGCGGTCCGCAACGCCCCGCGCGAGGCGGAGGCCAGCGCGCGCATGGGCCGCGCGCTGTCGCGAAAGAAGGATCCGCGCGCGGCGGACGCGTTCGGCGACGCCGCGGGCGAACTGGGCGCGCAGGGCGACTGGATGCGGGTGCTGCAGGCGGAAGCGCTGGCGCGCGCGGGCGATCCCCGCACGCCGGGCATCGCGGACGCGCCCAGCACCAGCGCCGCCGTCCGCGTCCGGCTTGCCCGCGCGGACGCGGGCTACCGGCTGGCCAAGGGCGACACCGTCTTTGCCCTGCAGCGGCTGACGCGCGAAGAGTCGCTCCTGCGCTCCGCCGGGGCGGACCCGCACGCGGCCGAGCTGGCGCTGGAGCGGGTGCGCATTCTGGTGAACACGCGCCGCCCGGACGAGGCGCGCCAGGTGCTGCGCGGCCTGTGCGCGGACACGTCCGTCCCCGCCGCGCTCCGCCTGCGCGCGGCGACGCGGCTGGGCGAGGTGGCGGACGGCGGCACGGCGGATGAGCAGATGGCGCGCGCCGCGGCCTATGAGGCCGCGAACCGTCCCGGCCTGGCCGCCCGCAGCCTGCGCGCGGCGATCCGGGCGGGCGCGTCCAGCGACCCCGCGCAGCGGCTGCGGCTGGGACGCCTGCTGTACGAGGAGCGCGACTTCCGTCCCGCGCGCGAAGTTCTTGCGGGGCTGGGCGCGGATCTGTCCGATCCGGCGCAGGCCGCCGAGGCGGAACTGTACGCCGCGCGCGCGCTCAGCCGCGTGGACGCGGGCGCCGGGCTTGCGGAGCTCCGCAAGCTGGCGGAGCGCCGTCCCGGCACGGCCGCGGCGGGAACCGCGCTCTTTCTGCTGGGCGACGCCGCGGGCGACGTGGAGACCGGGATCGCCTACTACCGCCGCGCGGCGGACATTCCCGCGTCGCCGGACGCGCGCGAGGCGCTGATGCGGCTGGGCGACCGGCGGCAGAAGGCGGGCGACCCCACCGGCGCGACCGCGGCGTGGGAGTCGTACGTGGCGCGGTATCCATCCGGAGAAACGACGGCGGAGCTGGCGTACAAGGTGGGCGTGCAGCACGAGCGCGCCGGCCGTGCCGACCGGGCCCGCTCCATGTACGGGGCAGCGATCCTCGCCGATCCCGTGTCGTACTTCGCCATCCGCGCGGGCGACCGCTCCGGGGCCGACCCGCTGGCCCGCGCGCTGGCCAACAACCGCGCCTGGCCCGCCACCCCGCGCGACGCAGGCGACGCCAAGGAAGCGCTCGGCAGGCTGGAAGTGCTGGACCGGTTGGGGCTGCAAACGGAGTGGAAGGAAGAGCTGGACTGGCAGACCGTGCGGCTGACCCCGCGTCCCGCCGCTCTGCTGGCGCTCGCCGAGGGGCTGACGACCAGCGGACATCCGGTGGAGGGAATCCGCCTGGGCCGCGCGCTGCTGGAGCGCCGCAACGGCGAGTGGGACGCGCGGCTGCTGCGCGTCGTGTTCCCCTTTCCGTTCCGCGACGTGCTGACGGCGGAAGCGGATCGCGCGGACGTGGATCCGTATCTGCTGGCCGGGCTGGTTCGGCAGGAGTCGTCTTTTCGGCCCGACGCGAAGTCGTGGGTGGGCGCGACGGGGCTCAGCCAGATCATGCCGGCGACCGGCGCGTGGCTGGCGCCCAACGCGGGCGTCAGCAACTTCGACGCGAGCCTGCTGGCGGTTCCCGAGATCAATCTGCGGATGGGCGCGCGCTACCTGGGCGACCAGCTGGAGCGGTACCGCGGCAAGCGCGATCTGGCGCTGGCCGCGTACAACGCCGGTCCGTCGCGCGCGGACCGCTGGCGCCGCGAGCTGGGCTACGGCGCGGACGTGGACGCCTTTCGCGAGCGCATTCCCTTTGCGGAAACCCGCGAGTACGTGCATGTGGTGCTGCGCAACGCCGCGGTTTATCGCCGGCTGTACGGCGGATCCCGCTCGCCCGGTCTGGCTGGCGACCGCTGATCCGCCGGACGCCGGTCATCGAACGATGATCTTCGGATGATGATCGTCGGGCGCCGGTAGTCGGACGATCAATGTTCGGAGATGATCATCGGGCGCGTGACCTGTCGGACTGCGGTCCGTCGAAGGAACCGTGGACGATGATTCCGAGCAATGATCGTCGAACGATGCGCCGGGTGATGCCTGCGTGGCGATAGCCGACGGAGGCTGTCTGGACGGCGTTCTTCGACCGATGATCCGCCTGGCGATGGTCGGCAAGCTGGCCGGGCGTTGACCGTTGCGCCCCTTGATCCTTACACTGTGCGGCCGCCGTTTTCTGGCGGTCCGTTCTGCCTCGTGACGTACTTCATGCACATCCACCGAATCACCGCCGTTCTGCTCGCCGCCGCCGCGCTTGCGGCGGGGCCCGCACGCGCCCAGTCGCTGCAGGGCTCGCCCGCGAGCATCGAGCGCATGTACCGCCAGGCCCGCGCGCACGACCTCACGTTCTACCGCACGGCAAGCGGGGTTCGCGGCGCGGCCCGCGACGGCGACCTCGTGCGGCTGAGCGGCAACGAGGACTACCGGCTTTCCGGCGTGTCGCAGCCGTACGCGCTGGCCATCACCCGCACCTTCGTGCAGCGGCTGGCGGAGCAGTACCACGACGAGTGCGATGAACGGCTGGTCATCACCAGCGCCGTGCGCCCGCGCTCGGTGCGGCTGGTGAACTCCACCGAACTGACGGTGCACCCCACGGGGATGGCGGTGGACATCCGCCGTCCCGCCGCGCGCCGCTGCCTGGCGTGGCTGCGCAACCGGCTGAGCTACCTGGAAGGGGAGGGCGTGCTGGAGGCCACCGAAGAGCGGCGTCCGCCGCACTTTCACGTGGCCGTGTTCCCCGGCCCGTACCGCCGCTACATCGGGCGGGACGAGTCGGGGCCGAGCACGGAGCGGCGTACGGCGGCGAGGCCCGCTGCGCCCGCCCGTCCGCGCAGCAGCACGTACCGCGTGCGCGAAGGCGATTCGCTGTGGACCATCGCGCGGCGCCACAACCTTACGGTGGAGCGGCTGCGGACGGTAAACGACATGCGCAGCACGCGGATCGTGGCGGGACAGGTGCTCATCATCCCCACGCGCTGAACGGGACGAGGGACGACAGAACGCGGAGCCGGCGGAACCTTTCCGCCGGCTCCGCTTTGTTGTGTGTGGGGATGGATGACGGCGCGCAACCGGAGGACGGATCGCGTCCACCGGGCGGGACATCGCGCGGATGACAATCGACAGAAAACCCAGCAACGGCGCGGGATTCGGACGGGCACCCGCGTTGCCCTGCGGCATGGTGCGCCGTGCGGACGTTCGCCCGGCTGTCCACCACGGATCCGTGGCAAATCAAGCGGGAGAATGCATGATGAAAAGGTTCCTGCGCGGCCTGGCGATGGCCGGGGCGCTCGTGCTGGGCACGAGTTCGGTCGCGTGCGCCGGTACGGGATGGGAAGACGTGCTGTCCAACGGCGGCGGCCTGTACGACCGGCAGATCAGCGGCGAGGTGCGCGGCGTGAACACCCGTGCGCGGCGCATCGAGCTGCGGACCGACCGGGGTGGATACGAGACGGTGCGGTACGATTCGCGGACGGAAGTAGTGTACGGAAACCGGCGCTATGCCGCGTCGTCGCTGCGCCAGGGCGACTGGGTGAGCCTGCGCGTGAGCCGCGACCGCCGCGGCGACCAGGTGGCGGAGCGCGTGACCGTGCGCGAATCCGCCCGCGACCGTTCCGCGCGTTCGGACGACCGGTACGACCGCCGCAATGACCGGCGCGACGACCGCCGGGACGACAACCGCGGCCGGTACGACGGACGAAGCGCGGTGCGGTCGCTGGACGGGCGGGTGGGGCGCGTGGACCGCAACCGCCGCATGTTCGAGGTGCGCACCAGCCAGGGCACCGTGTGGGCGACGGTGGTGGGCGCCACCAGCCGCGAGCGCGACCGCATCCGCGACCTGCGCGCGGGCGAGTACGTGCGCCTCCGCGGCCGCTTCACCAGCAACTCGCGGTTTGAGGTGGAGTCGTTCCGGTAAGGCGGATGGAGTGGTTGGATGATCGTCCCGGATCGGATTTGATCCGGACGATCTGACGAAAGTAAAGAGCCCCGGCACGTGGACCGAATCAGCGGTCGCATGCCGGGGCTTTTGTTTGTTCGGGTGGGATGGCTGCGTGAGTGATGGATGGCGGCCCGCGTCCCCAGGCTGTGAGGCCCCTCCCCCGGCCCCTCCCCGCTCCCCTCCCGGCCGAAGCAGAAGAGCGGAGAGGGGAGAACTGCGGCTCATCCCGTTCCGGAAGGTGCCGGGCGGCCGGAGGGGGCCCCCTCCCCCCAGCCCCCTCCACCCGCTCCGCGGGAGAGGGGGAGCCGTTCGGCGCGGGGGCGGGCTGCGGCGCGCACCCGCCGTCCGATGCAGTTGAAGCCCCCATCATGGACGCGACAGCGGCCGTGAGTCGGGGCTTTGCGCCCTTGGAGCGGCGGATTCATCCGCTCAGGGAAGGTAGCGATCCGCGCCAAGATGGGTAGGCCGGAGGTCCCGCCGTCCATCTCTCGTGCCACGATCCTAGTCCGCCGCGGCGTCGCGGGCGGGCTGCGCGCCGGCGGTGGGGCGGCCGAGGGGAAGGGTCAGGGTGAAGGTGCTGCCCTCGCCCTCCTGGCTGACGGCCACGAGATCCCCCTCCATCGCCCGCGCCAGGTCGCGGCTGATGGCCAGCCCCAGTCCCGTGCCTTCCGCCGCGCGCGTCAGCGCCGGATCCACCTGCACGAACGGCTCAAAGATCGCCTCCAACTTGTCCGGCGGAATCCCCCGCCCGGTGTCCCGTACGGAGATGCGCGCCGAGTTTCCCTCCACCGTCCACTCCAGCTGCACCGCCCCGCGCCGGTCCGTGAACTTGACCGCGTTGGAAAGCAGGTTCAACACGATCTGCTCCAGCCGGTCGCGGTCCGCGCACGCGGTGACCGCCGGGTCGCCGCCCGCGTAGGTGTAGCGAAGCTCCTTGGCGCGGATCTGCGGCTCCACCAGCGGCTCCACCGAGCGCAGCACCTCGTCCAGCGGCACCTCGCGAAGCTCGTACTGTACGTGCCCCGCCTCGATCTTGGCGAAGTTCAGCACGTCGTTGATCAGCCCCAGCAGGTGCGTCTGGTTCCGGTGGATCTTTTCCAGCGCCTCGCGCTGCGGCTGCGTCACCGGGCCGTGGATCCCCATCTCCAGCAGCTGCGTGTAGCCCGCGATGGCGTTGAGCGGGGTGCGCAATTCGTGGCTCATGGTGGCCAGAAAGGCGCTCTTGGCGGCGTTGGCGTCGTCCGCGGCGGCGCGGGCGCGCTCGGCTTCGATGGTGCGCTCGGCCAGGTTCTCGTACGCGTGCTGCAGCTCCTCGTGCGCCATCTCCATCTCCGCCTGCGCCTCCTCCAGCTCGCCCGTCTGCTGCTCCAGCACCACGCGCGCCTCCTCCGTTTCCCCGAACAGCCGCGCGTTGTCGATGGCGACCGCGGCGCGGCGGGCCAGCTCTTCCGCCAGGGCGAGGTCCTCATCGTCGTAGCGGCGGCCGGACTCGGCGTAGACGAGCGAGATGGCGCCCAGCACCTTGCCCCGGGCGATCAGCGGCACGCACACGTAGGAGCGCAGCCCCAGCGCGCGCACCGCGGCCAGCTGCGCGGCCTCGCGCGTGTTGGCCACCAGCAGGGCGTCGGGGATCTCGGGCGCGATCTCCGCCTTGCCCGTGCGCAGCACCGACGACACGCCGTAGGGCGCGTCCAGGTCCGTGGGCCAGCGCTCCTCGATCTGCCGCACCAGCTTCACCTTGGCCGGATCGGTGTGCTCCACGGCCAGTCGGCGCATGACCCCGTCTTCCGTCAGCATGTCGACCGCGCACCAGTCCGCCAGCGCGGGCACCACCAGCCGCGCCACGCTCGCCAGCGTCGTCTCAAAGTCCAGCGACGACACCAGCACGCGGCTGGCTTCGGCCAGCAGCTCGCGCCCGGCTTCCGCCCGCTGCCGCTCGGTGACGTCGGAAGCGGCGCCCACCCACTCGCGGATTCCGCCGTCCTCCTCCGTGACCGCCACGGCGCGCAGGGCCAGCAGCCGCCACTCGCCGTCCGTGCGCAGCACGCGGTGCATGGCGTCCACGTCGCGCACTTCCTCCACCGCTTCGCGCCACAGGCAGGCCGCGCGCTCCCGCTCGTCGGGGTGGATGGCGTTCAGCCACCCCCACCCGCGGTACGCCTCGAACTCCATCCCCGTGTACGCGGCCCACTGCGGCTGCTCGGCCAGGATGGCGCCCTCCGGCCCGGTGGTGAACACGACTTGGGACGACGCGGTGACCAGCGAGCGGAAGCGGGCGGCACTCCGGCGCGCGGCCTCGGCCTCGGCGGTGCGGGTGCGCAGCCGGCGGTCCACCAGCGTGGTGAGCAGCGTGATGCCCAGAACCACGAGCGTGCCCAGCACTACGCCGCTGGCCAGGCCGTTGGTGCGCAGCACGTGGTCGTCGGGGACGAGCATGGGGCCGGGCAGGGTGCGGAAATGCGCGGCGGACATGGCGGTGTAGTGCATTCCCGCGATGGCCAGCCCCATGACCACCGCGCTCGCCATCTTGGCCGCCAGCCCGCGCCGGGTGTCGTCGTTGCGGTAGCGCAGCGCCAGCCAGAGCGCCGCGCCCGACGCGCCCACCGCCACGGCGACGGATTCCGCCACGCGCACGGGATCGTAGCGGATGACGCCGTGAATGCGCATGGCCGCCATCCCCACGTAGTGCATTCCCGCGATCCCGGCGCCCATCAGCAGCGAGGCGGCGGCGAGGGCCAGGGCGGTCACGCGGGGGCGGCTGGTGACCCAGAGCGCCAGGAGCGACGCGGCCACCGCCACCACCATGGAGACGATCCACCGCGGCACGTCGTAGGTGATGGGCACGTCCAGCCGGAACGCCAGCATCCCCACGAAGTGCATGCTCCACACGCCGATGCCCAGCGCCAGGCTGCCCCCCGTGAGCCACGCCGCGCGAAAGCGGCCGCTGGCCTGGCTGACCCGCGCGGCCAGCACCAGCGCCGTATAGGAAGCCAGAATGGCGATCACCACCGAGAATACCACCAGGGTGGTGCTGTAACTGCCTTTCATGATCCCGTTTGCATCAGTGCGAAGACCGTCCCGTATGCCGGGGGATACAGGCAAGAAGACGGCCTCGCGGAGCGATGGCCGCCGCCCCGCCCATCGTCCATGCACGGAACTTGCCCCCGGCCCGCCCACCCCGCCGTCCGGCGGGACGAGTTGACGTGATCTACACGCGAACGGAGAGGACCCACATGGCCGACATCGACATCGAGCGCAAGAAGAAAAGCCCGCTTCCCTGGATTCTGGGACTGCTGGCGCTGGCCCTGCTTCTTTTTGTGCTGATGCGCAGCTGCGGCGGCGACGACACGGTGGAAGAGACCGGCACGGTGGTGGACACCACGACGTCGCAGACGGTGGCCCCCGTGGCCCCCATGCCGGTAACCGACACCACCGCGGCCGCGACGGGTGCCGCCGCGGCGGGCGCGGCGGCCGGCACGGGCTGGATCGCCTCGGTGCTGGGCGGCCAGATGGCCGGGCAGACAGCGTCGGGCGAGGCTTCCGTCCCCGCCACGCCGTCGGACCGCGGCTTCTGGCTGGAGGAGAACGGCCAGCGCGTGTACGCCATCCTGGCGGAGCGGTATGAGCAGATCAAGGACATCGATCCCGGCCAGCGCGTGCGCATCAGCAACGCAAAGGTGATGGCGGGTTCGGAGTCGGCGCAGATCCCGGCGGACGTGGATGCCGAGGCCAAGGCCACGGCCGCGCAGCAGCCGTACTTCCTCCTGGTGCCCGCCAACGGGGTGGAGATCACGGCCGGGGGCAACACCACGGCCAACTGACCCGGCCCGTCTCCGGACGGGCGCCGCGGGTGATGGATGAGGGCGGGAGCAGATTCTTGCTCCCGCCCTCATCTGTTCCCGAAAAACGCTTGTTCCCCAGCGGCTACAAGGGATTTACGAGCAAAGTCGATTTTCCGGCACCCCGCTTGCACAACGCCGCCGCCCGATCCGGGGCGGGGGCCCCGGACGGATGGTGGACAGCCAATGGGAGCAGACGATCATGGCGACGAACGAACCGATGGACCGCGTGGTGCCGCTGAACAGCCTGCCCTCGTACAAGGTCGCCGACGGCGAGCCGGACATCCGCGGCTGGGACGTGATGTCGGCCGACGGCCGCCGCATTGGCCGGGTCGACGACCTGCTGGTGGACACCGGCGCCAACAAGGTGCGCTACGTGGACGTGGAAGGCGACCGGGGCCACATGTGCGTCCCCATCGGCCTCGCCCGCCTGGAGCGCGACTCCCGCCAGGTGATGGTAGACCGCATGCAGGCCGACCAGTTCGGCGCGCTGCCCACGCACGAGCGCGGCAACGTGACGCGCGACTACGAGATGCAGTTGGGCCGCGCGATGGACACGGACTTCGACACGCGCACGTCCAACGGCACCAACCTGTACGGCCATGAGGGCTTCCGTGACGAGGGCGCCGTCCGCCTCGTGCTTTCGGAAGAAGAGCTTGCCGTGGGCAAGCGCCAGGTGGCCGCGGGCGAGGTGGGCGTGAGCAAGCGCGTGGAGACCGAGCACGTCACCGACCAGGTGTCGCTGCGCCACGACGAGGTCGACATCGAGCGCCGGCCTATCACCGACGGCTACTCGGCCACGGGGATCAACGAGATCGGCGCCGAGGAGATCCGCGTGCCGCTTCACGCCGAAGAGGCGATCGTGGAAAAGCGCGTCGTCCCCAAGGAGGAGCTCATCGTCCGCACCCGCGAGGTGGTGGAGACGGAGACCGTGGAGGCCGACCTGCGCCGCGAGCGCGCCGAGGTGCACCGCGAGGGCGTGACGGAGCGCACCGTTACGGACCGCCCGCTGACCGACAACGACGGCCTGAACAACCGCTGATCGCTGCACGGGCAGGATGATGACGGGCACCCCGCGAGGGGTGCCCGTTTTTTTCCGCTCTGGCGATCCGCGGTGTCAGGGCGCTTCCAGAAAGCGGGTGATCCACAGGTTCATCTCCGCCTTCTGCGCGTCCGTGGCGCCATCCAGCATGTCGTTGTGGATGGTGCCGGGCAGGCGGATGACGGTCATCCCGTAGCGCGCCTGCTCCTCCGCCGACGGCAGTACGCCCAGGTCCGCCAGCTGGTCGGCGGACCGGAGGGAAAGGATCGCCGGCCGGGCCGATCGCGGGAAGGGAAAGCGGCGGCTGTCAAAGGAGATGACCTTGTCCACGTCCTCCGGATGCTCGCGCGCAAAGAGCATCACCATGTCGCCGCCGTTGGAGTGGCCCATCAGCAGCGGGTGACCCGTGTCCAGCGAGGGTTCGCGGCGGTGCAGGGCCCGCAGCGCGAAGGCGATGTTCTCCGCGCCGCGGCGCCAGAAGGGGAGGCGCGCCGGATAGATTTCGCCCGTCGTGGGCATGGGCCCGTCGCCGGGAAGCTCGTGCTGCAGGCTGGCGACGTAGTAGCCGTGCGCTACCAGGGTGCGCGCCACGAACGAGTAGTCCGTGTTCCGGCCGCCGTATCCGTGGTTGATGATCGCCAGCCTGCGCGGCGGACCGCCGGCCGGCCGGTCGTAGGCGACGACGGGGATCAGGCGGCCGCGTGCCGAGTCGAACAGGTCGAAGCGCGCGGTCCGCATCTGCGTCCCGGCTTGGGACGGGACGGCGGCGTTCGGCGCCGGGCCGCCGCCGCCCGCGCACCCGCAGAGCAGGGCCAGGGCGGCGCAGGCGGAAAAGACGCGCATCGTACGCGATCGGGGCGGACGGTGGAGCGGGTTCATCATCCGCGGCATGTTGAAGATCGGGGGCGTTGGGGCGTATGTTGGCGCCCGTCTATTCACATCCATCAGAACCCAGCGGCGGAGTTCGCCATGAAGATTACCGGAACCGTCCTTGTCACCGGCGCCAGCGCGGGGATCGGGGAAGCGTGCGCCCGCGCCTTTGCCGCCGCGGGCGCGCGCCTTGTGCTCACCGCGCGGCGCGAGGACCGCCTGCGCGCGCTGGCGGACGAACTGCGCGTGGAGCACGGCACCGAATCGCACCTGGTCACGCTGGACATGCGCGACCGTGAGGCGGTGCTTTCCATGCTGTCGTCGCTGCCGGGCGAGTTCGGCGCGGTGGACGTGCTGGTGAACAACGCCGGGCTGGGCCGCGGGCTGGACAAGGTGCAGACCGGCGACGTGGACGGCTGGGACGAGATGGTGGACACCAACGTCAAGGGCCTGCTGTACGCCACGCGCGCCGTCACGCCGGGGATGGTGGAGCGCGGGCGGGGGCACGTGATCAACATCGGCTCCGTCGCCGGGCACGAGGTGTACCCCGGGGGCGCGGTGTACTGCGCCACCAAGCACGCGGTGGGCGCCATCACCAGGGGCTTGCGGATGGATCTGCTGGGCACCGGCGTGCGGGTGAGCACGGTGGACCCGGGGATGGTGGAAACGGAGTTCAGCGTGGTGCGCTTCGCGGGCGACCGGGAGCGCGCGGACGCCGTCTACCGCGGATTGACGCCGCTGGTGGCCGCCGACATCGCGGACGCGGTTCTGTGGGTGGCGAGCCGGCCGGCGCACGTGAACATCGACGAAATCATCATCAAGCCGACGGACCAGGCGAGCGCCACCCTCGTGAATCGCTCCTGACGAACAACTGCCGTTTCACACGGAGGTCACGGAGGGTTTCACGGAGGTCACGGAGGAAAAAATCAACAAAAAGCCTCACACAGAGCCGCAGAGACACGGAGAGAAAAGGATGGGGATGAATCCACTCCCATTCCTTCTTGATCTTTCTCTGCGGCTCTGCGTCTCCGTGTGATGTTCTTCCCTTCCTCCGTGACCTCCGTGCATCCTCCGTGGACTCTGTGTGAAACGGCAGTTCTCCTAGCCGGCGGCCGGGGACAGAAGCTTGGGCGCGGGCGCCATGAGGGTGCGGGGATTGGCGTAGGCGCGCTCCTGCAGTTCCGGGATGGTGGCCCCCGCGACCAGGAACTTGCCCGCGCCCTCCACGAAGCGGCGGCGCAGAAGCTCCGCCTGCTCGGGGGAGATTCGTCCCTCCGCCAGCGCCTCGCGCACGCGCTGCAGCACGGGAAGGCTTTCCGCCGCCTGCCGGTAGCGCTGCGCCGCCGTCAGCTCGCGGTAGAAGACGACGCGGTCCCACAGCGCCAGGATCAGCTCGCGGACGGCGTCGATCACCGGCGCGGCGCCCATC contains:
- a CDS encoding SDR family NAD(P)-dependent oxidoreductase, which encodes MKITGTVLVTGASAGIGEACARAFAAAGARLVLTARREDRLRALADELRVEHGTESHLVTLDMRDREAVLSMLSSLPGEFGAVDVLVNNAGLGRGLDKVQTGDVDGWDEMVDTNVKGLLYATRAVTPGMVERGRGHVINIGSVAGHEVYPGGAVYCATKHAVGAITRGLRMDLLGTGVRVSTVDPGMVETEFSVVRFAGDRERADAVYRGLTPLVAADIADAVLWVASRPAHVNIDEIIIKPTDQASATLVNRS